Genomic segment of Arachis hypogaea cultivar Tifrunner chromosome 16, arahy.Tifrunner.gnm2.J5K5, whole genome shotgun sequence:
GTAGATAGTGATCAAGATATGGTACCTTCTGCTGCAAACACAGGCTTTCTAAATCTCTCCAAATCACAATGTGATTTTAATATTGACAAATCAgttggccttgattcaaatcGGGACGTAGAAGGCTTATGTTCAGATTTGTCATCGATAAGCTTGCATAATCACGTGGAAGATCCATATTCTGTTCCTGATTCAGACAGATTACTGTTTATGCATGGCTCAAATAATTCATCTCTTGGGAAGCATTTGCAGCAAGATAATGAGTATCCTGAAGAACATTCAACCACTCCAGCTTTTTGGGAAGATGTTGTGGATGATGTACTGAACTTGGATTATGAACAATCAAAGTTCAGCAAAGGCGTCAATCATCTTTCTACAGGGATCTGTTCGCCTTATCTACATAAGAATGCAGGCCGGTCAAGCCATCATCTCTGGAAACAAGATCAAAATTGTCATGAACATGACTTGGGCAAGCCTTCTGAATCTTTTAATGATGCCTTACAGACAGGATTTGAAGAGCATGTAGGGGATAAAGAAAATGTTAATAAGGTAACTTCAGATATGGGGGAAAGCAGCATTATATCTAATATTTTGTCTTTAGATTTGGATGCGTGGGAAGACTCATTAGTTAAGTTGTTGGAGGAaaatgaagaaccaagaaaagCCCATAAGTCACCAACTTTGTGGAGAAGTCAAGACAAAAATCAGTCAAGGTTTTCCTTTGCAAGACAAGATGCACTTGTGGATGACTCATCTGATTTGGACCAATTGATTGGAATTACTAGGCATGTTTCCAGAGGGAATGTTGAATCAGATGCTTTAATGGAAAACAAGGATATGTGGAGATACTCGAATAACACTTTCAATGGGAAACACCCGTGTTCTATGCCGTCGATCAATTATGCACTACCAGATAAATTTCTTGGAAGTGAGTTTTTGTGCAATCAATTTTCCTTCGCATTGATTTATACTGTTAGTATGCTGTTTTTGTGTTGCTGGTGGCATGGGCTAGGGATGGCAGAGGGTGATTTTGCTTCCTTTGATGTTTATTGTTGTTTCTCCTTATATGTTCCTATCTACTAGGCATTTTGTTATTTGAGTCTTTCTATATAGATGGCCCTTTTCCTGTGTTTTAATCCATTTGATCATGGGCAGGATTGGTAAAGCCTTCTGTCTTCAATTGTTGTTATTTATGTGTTCTTTTGAACTGTCCTGTTTGTCGGGCCTTCCATTGTAGCTTAGACAATCTTACATATCAAATCTTCCTCTGTTAAATGAAAATGTCAAATAATGTTAACATTTGTGCTGTTATTTCCATTCACTATTGAACCAAGTATATGACAAAAGAACTGATTTGGGTATAATTGTTTTCTTCAGTGTCAAAAGCTCATGCTTCCAGCCCACCGGGATTTTCATTGTCCAGCAGAGTACCTCCTGGCTTTTCAGGTGGGGGAGTAGAATATAATTCTAGTATTCGTGGTGTGTTTCTTTATTGTTTAAGATTTACTCTGCATATCTTCCTTTGATTTCCCTTTCTAAGTATCTTGACTTCAATGTAGTTCTAATGCATCTAAATCTTCAGGGAAACACTTGTCGCAACAGCATGTTCTTGCATCTGGAGATATCGGAAGGGTTGGAGATGTTCAATTTAATGATCTTGCATTATTGGAAATTGGTAAGGGGATGCTAACAGAAAGGGTAAATAATGCATCTCTTGACATGATGCGGACTTCGTTTCCACAATTTAGCCCTGGTGAAGATGATCCTAGACTCAAGATGTTAATGCACCAATCCGTACCTTTACAGAATTTAAATGTTACAGATCATGCTGGAAATATATTTTCTCCACAAAATGATGCATATAGAATTTCTTCAAGGTTTCTTGATCAATTTCCAGCTAACAATCCATCGATTTACGAACAGATACATTCTCAACAGTTCAGCAATAATGGTCTTTCATCAAATAGCCAGTGGGGTGGTTGGCATGATGGCAGGAACTTTAGTGACCTGCCTATGCCGCAGGTGTTGAATAATGAGAGAAAGAGGTTTAACAATtccatgcctagctattagagtATCAAGCTTTTGATCCCTCGTCTGTTTTTCTTCCAGAAGAGGATTCACAGTGTTGATCTTTTTCCAACTTTAATGGGCATTCAGGCATCTGTCAATGTAGGTTTCACCTGTCTAAAAAACCTAGAGATTCCTTGATCAATGATGAAATTGTCTGCTGGGATTTCTTTGAGGTCATCCACATCTCAGTTCTGTGAGAATTCGGGTACCCTAAATTTCATTAAACTCTTGGCTATCAAGTGCACAGTGGTAAATGCTAACAGCTGTTTCTTCGTTGCTTAACTTGCAACTTTGGAATATGGCTCTGATTGCAACATAATTGGCCAGTGGCTGGCGTAAATGGTCTcaatttttcccccttttttggTAAACAACGTCGGCATGAACTTGGCTTGGAGGTTGTTATGGTAGGTTTTAAGTCCATCGGGTTGATGAGGCTTTTGATATAACAAATTGGTATATATCTGTGTGAAGCAGGACCAAACGTAAACAGCTACAAACCTGTACTTAATCTGATAAAAATCTAACCTTTCTGTTTCCCTTAAGTTTTATGATTTTCTTATATTCCGTCGAACAATACTTTGATTAACCATTTACTTTATATATCGATATGGTGACAAGCCGCATGTTTATGACTTTATTGTGCGCCACACTCTCATCAAGCTTTGGATTAAGTATTGGGTATCTGGTTTTAGTTCGTCAAGGCTTTCCTAAAGCAAATTCTAGTTTTATCCGATACCTTTACAGACCAATGCTTTCATGGGAAGTTTATTATGATTCATCTGTTATAAAACTGATCTGAATATAAAATTTccatataactaaaaaattatttagattaCAATTCtaccctttttctctctctagaagtaTTGGCTATAGAGTCGGAGTCTAAACCTATAAAAACGCCAACTATAACAATACATACACACAGACATAAGGAGAATttcttcaacaaaaaaaaatcaagagagagagagagaaacaaatTAATATTTGCTAGAGTATTAATATTCATGAAGTTAAAATCATttcgatttttttaaaaaacaaacatTTATATACTTTCTGCTGATAATGTTGTAGCAGAATGGACAAAGAATCTGCGTGCAGTGTGTTCgaatttctcaattttttttctatcgTGTTCTTGATGATTCATTAACGGTTTATTATTACATCGGTAATTTATCAATTACATGATTGAACAATGATTACGTAAAAGCGTTTACGTAGACACTTTTAGAAGAAACTACTAAAGAAGAGTGCAAATATATACCCAATGGTTATAGGTCAGAATCGTCATACATAATGAAAACCGAGAACGTTACCAATCAACAAACATATGCCAAAGTTGAAGCGTGGAAGAAAAGTAGTTAGCTCTTTGCAGCTATCTATATAGCTGTTGCACTAATGTTAGGCACTGCACTCATCAAAGGTTTTGACAATTCAGGGGCGATTTTAAGTTTTCCTTTAAAGGCTTGCGAGAAGAATGGAATTGAAAGATGGCTCTCTCGAAGGTAGGGGTCGTAAAAGCATAAAACCTTAGACATgtttccttctttctctcttctcacgACATCACATTCATGCACCCACCCTGTGGctaattttttctttatatagatTAAATATGTGTGCAGACGTATAGTAAGTTCTTATTGgcagaaattaatttatttatggaAGTTAAAAATGTGATGTGCAACAATATTGTATCATGGTGAGTAATTCACAAATGTGGAACTGGTGAATTTAGTAACCTACAAAACGCAGGTTACGTTTTGACTGAGCTGACTTTAAAGAAGGCTGCATGCACTGCAAACCGCAGCTTGCGTTTAGTATGGGAGGAGAACGCAGCTTCGAAACGTGTCCCTGTGCCCCTGTATGCCAACACCTCGAAGTTCCAAAACGCAACATGCATTTAGCAGGGTGCACAGCTAAATGCAACCTGCGTTTGGCAGCAATCCCACCTGCATGTGTGACACGTGTAAAGGAGAGTGGTGGAGCCGGCCTATAAAACCAAAACGCAGGCCATGAGAGTTTCAGTTTCCCTTTCATTTTACATGCTGTGAGTGAGTTTTGAGAGTGAAAGGGTTGGGGTTAAGGGTGAAAGAGAGTAAGTTTGTGAGGAGGAAAAATCATTGAAGGTTTGGGACTTTAtttattgaaaaaggaaaaatggttCGTAATTTTACTTTACCTAAAGAACAcattattaaatatttgaattattCTCAatgaataagtaattttttttaattttatgatgaataaatatatttatttttatgttctttattgatatattttaactaataaattgattattattattattattattattattattattattattattattattattattatgtctatgatatcaataataattttttttatcataccaTTAGTcatgaaatattattattattattatttttattattttaactgttataattattattaatgttattataatgttattactattattataataattattttttaagataataataataataaatactgtTTAGTTaccgttttattattattattattattatcacgattattattattattattattattattattattattattattattattattattattattatgaacgTTAGTCATTATAGAATActgtataataataattattattattatttaaaatttaataattattttttttttgtaggttatCAGAAATTTGTTGTCCAAAAAATTCGATCCGCCAGATACCTTTAACAAGGTAGCGGTAGCGGCACTAGCATTTACTGGATTTCAACACGTTTCGCGAGTAGGCGAAATGAGAGGTCATTCTGCACTACTGAGTGCCTTGGTGGAACGCTGGAGGCCGGAGACATACACATTTCATCTTTCGGTCGGTGAAGTGACAGTGACGTTGGAAGATGTGAGCTATATTCTTGATCTCCCGATTATTGGGGAGGCCGTTACGGGTAGATCAGACAGTAGTCACCAGTTTTTTGTGGAGAACTGCATTGCGTGTTTTGGTCGGGAGCCCGGTCCACAAGATCACGTGTTTTGGTAGTGACCATGCACCGTTACTACGAGCTATTGCATCGTCGATGGAGGTATGACGGTCAGAAATAATACCCACACCATCAATGGTAACAACATATCTCTGCAAATTAGTTAGGAAAAACTCCCATGCGTCTGCCGTCTCGCTCTCGACTATCGCAAATACAATAGGCACAATGTTTTGATTCCCATCTTGTGCAACCGCTACCAGAAGTGCACCTTTATATTTTCCGTACAGGTACGTGCCATCAACCTGCACCAGTGGCTTGCAGTGTCTGAATGCTACAATACACGGATAGAAGCTCCAAAAAACCCAGTGCAGAACTCTTACACCTTGAACCTCCTCACTCTCACGGTAAACGGAGAGCGTTTTAATTTGAACACGAGACCTTGGCATCTTCACCGTCATTGCTTTCAACCATACTGGCAGAGTCTGGTAAGAAACTTCTCAATCACCGAAAACATTTGCGACAactttctgctttgccaaccaagccttgcgGTAACTCACAGTGTAATTGAACCTGGATTGAACTTCTGCAATAACATACTTCACCTTTATCGAGGGGTCTGCTTCGACCAACGGCCTAATGGCATCTGCAATTGTGTCTGAGTCCAACTTGGgatgatcttgtgaaatcgtgcccatggtgcacgtgtgcttgccattgtatctcctgatctcccaacaagctttttttcgaatcaagctagctcggataagccagtcGCACCCTGCACCATACCCCTTGCATTTCACATAAAATATCTGCGGCTCAGACTTATACACAGTGTAATAAACTCCTCTAGAGATGGTGTAGCTTTTGATTATAGATATCACCGACTATCTCGAACCAAATTTCATTCCGACACTAAACTCGCCATCTTCCGCCGCAGTGTTGCCTTCACCTACGACATGCGCACCACCATCAGTCAGACAAGGCAAATAAAATAAGCACTACAGGAAACTTGCGTTAATAATCATAACATACCCGTATTCGCATACTCAGGAAATTCCGGGGCATGCATGGCTTCGAGATCTAGAGTCCGCATAAAAGACGGAACACCAAACGGGTGTTGGCTTACAATCGCATTCGCTTCATTTTGCACCGTCGGATTGCCTGCCAAGTCTCCGTCATCGTTTTCATCATCGACTTCATAATTAGTTTCGAATTCCTCTTCACTGTCATTATTATCTTCTTCCCAATTTATATCCTCAAGCTCATCAACATTGACCTCGTCGCCGACCGTACCATCCCCGACTActgttcaaactcaacgtacagcTCTATCATCGGCATGTGAGatcgggtttgttgataaatatacAACATCTGCTGCATACTGGCATCGTCAGTAATGGgcattatttgaaactgtattaGCCCACCAAATACTTGCACAAGACTTCTGTATAAAAGATTGCTCACCCTTTTCAAAATGTGGCTTTGAATGTTATTACAAAGACCATTTTTCAACTCGACAAAACTCATGGTACATGGAATAACAAATGACAAtggacattcacaaacaaaagtcactcctTTATGTGTGTTTGGTATAACCTCACCGTTATATATACTCGCAAATTTGCAACACCTTCCATAACTTCAGTCTCAACTAACTCTATTTTTTTGACACAGTTAACTGCTAAAAAAGTACACCACTAAAGACTTTATGCGAGAAAGAGTAAGAGGAGaagtgaagatgaagatgaatgaAACAGGACTTCGTATTTATAGGCAAAGCTGtggatttaaatattattttatgtacaAAACGCAACTTGCGTTTTGGGGCTTCCAAAAAAAAGTTTTTGACACTCACAAAACGCAATCTGCGTTTATGGACTtcaaaaaagttttgaattttctgATTTAAAAAACGCAACCTGCGTTTAGCCtaaaacaaaattaagaaaaaatgaaaatgtcAAAATGTAACTTAGGTTTAAtgtatttcaaaattaaaaaaaataaacaaattcaaaacGCAACTTGCGTTTTAGATTTGATCTCATAGCAGTGCAATTTTTTTGCGCACGTTCATTTCATGGTGTTACACGTTATTTCTTTCCATAACAAAAAACAAACAGCTTCTTATTGGAAgtttgggtgtttttttttttatataattttttttaaattaatattaatcaaATTGGACTAGGACAGACAAGTTACAAATTGGAGTATccgattttaattttttagttcttttatttttgaaaataaaaatcgaAGAGTCCCAGTTATCATCTTTTATTAAGAAAGTTAAACAATGTAAATTGGACGCACAATTTTTAACACTACCTTACAACTAAAACAAATCGATGCCTCTAATTTTTGTAAATCACATCCCCCGTCTCATCTATTTATGATACACACTggcataagaaaaataataagcgCCACTATGTTGCCAAAGCAATGACACGATGTCATCAACTTAAAAACACATTTTGTACAAAAAAATCTTATGAATGTAAAATATTTAACTGAATAATGATGATATAAAATCGTTTACATTATTAATACATAacgattaaattaaattttatatacttcAAGGATCTCGCTAGGAAGATAATAGATTATTTGTACAAtgggctattgagttacaaaataaacatcttctatactatctagaataattaTTCTAATAGTAGTGATAATAAACATTTAaactgattttggggttcactAAGAATCGAATTCTTGACCTTTCGAATCTAGTACTCTAATactatgtcatgataccactcatctcaaaagtttcagctgatgaaaaaagataacaataatggttatatctctaatacttcctaaacctctattatatacattgtacaaatattctattggctcTTCGTACTTTTCCATACTTCAATTCAATAATGATATTGTCTTAATGGAATGGAATGTGAATATACGAAATCCTGCAAGGAATCATCATCAAGAGGATCACTATTGAAGAGGGGGACCGCGTCGTTTGTTGCAAACATTGAacttttgaatgattcaattatcGTACTTGAGGAATAGTATAGTTTTGTTGGGAAAAATGTATTTTTAAGGTCTAAGAAATTGGAATAGTTGATTGTGTATAGTGTATAGTGTGATTGGATTCTTCCGTGGATGCAAGTATGCAACATTATAAAACCTCAGCCGCGAGCACCGGTAGGTGCTAATCCTAAtccttttaggattttttttttcatattttcaaaagaataaaaaaggttAGAAATTAAAacctataattttttattttatttttcctcccCATTCATATTACTAACTAACAATTAGATATTATACTAGATAGTAGAGATATTTGTAAAAATAATGTTACATATCCAAGTTTTTTTGTTAATCAAGTCTAATTAAGttagtctaatataacaaaaatcagttataactaatattattctaagtcttattatttaatttggttgAAGTtggttcataaaaaaattaagattagttGAGGGGAAAGCAACTTTAAAATAAAGTGACAAAATCAAATTATTGTTAACGATTGATAATATTCCTATATATTATTGTACGTTTTGGACATTTATTTAAGTGGATGAGTGAATTAATTACTTTATTAATTTAAGTTGGTTGAGTTTTACTTTTATTAAGATCTAAACTGAAGGGAGAAGATATCATTAAGGGTAATGTTACGGCCCAGCCCAGCCCAGCACAATGGCCACCCCCGGTCCATAAGCAGACTGGTCTGAGTGGTCAGGTCGAATCCGCTCGATCTGCGACCCGAACATTTATCCTTACTACCAACCGCGTGATCGCTGTGGGAAACGAAGCTTCCTGGAAGGAGGCTTCCCTTCGTGGGGCCCACCCCACTGACACGGTATATAAGGGGAGGgacctacccctcccccaaggtatgTCATCACAACTTTCTCTCTCCGCCACTTGCACAcccactgacttgagcgtcggagtgttcttgcaggtggcacccctcTCAACTCCGGAAGTACTCGGGAGGTCGACTGCACGCGCCTCTCAGAATCCAGATCTCCTCTCAGAATCCCAGTCCAGGCTGGAACCTACCTTCACACCCGACAAACAACCCTAAACCGTCCGGTTACCGACATGTCAAACAGATAATTTGATTGTTATAGCCTTATTGTGATGTTTTTATAGTCCAATCCTCATTTATTATAGTGTCTAAAACTATACTCtttattgttttaaattaaataagtgtttatttaaaaaaaaaaaggctaaaTAAGTTTATGTTAGAAAAAGGTAAACAACATTAATTTGTCGATTTTTTTAATCCCGCTAAATGTGcatcttttataataaatattgttTTGACATCAGTATGTTGTTAATAACCAAACACACATTATCTTTGTTTTATTaatcaaaaactaatttaaatacataattaattaataataatcgtATTTTTATATTGGAGTCAAGAATATTTGCTGTGTGAATATTTTTTTCCACTAATTCTCTGTTAAATATCTAACTGAAGAAGAAATAAGTGAAAAGACATGGtaagaataaatattaaaatattagctAGTAGAGTAATTTCATTCCATGAATTTAAACTATGAAAGATTAAAATATTTTCgattatttcttaatatatttgcgattaaaattggaaaaaaaaaaggagttaaTCACAAAAAGGAGCATATTTTATATCTAAGTCGAATGCATTACAGGATAAACTTCATTTTTCCATAAATTAAAGACAATGGCATTTATTTAGTTAGTGGTTAAATTTCAGTTTTGCTCTTATGTTCAATCATTCCTCTTTCACCTTCCTTTCTTTCCACTCATAACTAGTATACCAAACATAACCTTAATACCTCTCCAGCAATCCTAAGCTTGTGTCGGTAAATCCTAAATAACTTTTTGAATAAAGTGCTATTTTGTTTCTcaaaagatttaaatttcaataaaataaaattgaaagaaaaaatattttgatcaaaataatattagtttgaCAAAAATGAATCAAATATAagaaaatatacttaaaaaatatGTCTAGATATCATATTGTTgacacgttttttttttttttttttttttttcaagtttgcTTTGAAAGAGTTCTTATGAActgaagaattgaagaagaaaactAGAAAATGGAAATAGTGGAAGCAATGAGAAAATGAAGATGTCTATTTTTATTGAAAACTGAATTACAAAAATGAGAGTTCTACTTAATAGAAGACACTGCTCTTTACAGAGAAGAAGTGCCGCATATATATACACTAGTTACTATTCAAGAAAATCAAGAAGGCTAACAAAACCCTGCAGCTATAACAAACTCTGCAGCTTGGCAATTCTATAAACTTTGTTAGTATACAATGCTTGACATGCTTAGAATGAGATATTTTAATCTCTTAAATTTTGGTggttttataataatttatttggcaatttttttatgtgaatgacaaaaattttaaaaattagaagaaCATTTTagagaacaatttttttttttatttttcgtatgtatctttcaaataatttttcaaatgcTCTAGCAGAAAATTGGATTCATAAGTCTTTTGCCACTCAAGTGAAAGTATAATAgtgtattatattaaattaagacCGAAGaccaaaatgttatttatttcttACGGAGACCGTTTcatcaaaattcaaaagctaaggttgcatttcatttatgtttttattttttattttttaaaatatttttaatttttaggattttataaaaaaataaaaattagaaataaaaacttatttttttaattcacaaaattttaaagatacaaaaaatcttaaaataaaaatataaattaaatacatcctaaatattttagagctaaaGCTGTAATTtactctaatatttttattttttttttcttaaaagaaaaaatattcttttttgaCAAAGGGTTAGCGTAAGTAATTAAtcgtttgcatatatatacaaccTTGGAAGCATATGTCACTTTCAGTACAAATCTTACAATTatactacacatacaagtctcaTACAAGTCTCTTTGTAATTCAAGTTTAACTAAATTGGTTTAAGGTTTAGTTTGGGTAAACAACTTAAATAAACTCTtttaaaaaaagagtttaaaatataagaacttttattaatagcaaattataaataaattattttgtatttggatttttagttatagaagtatttattttaaagttgtagcgtttggataaataaatcaaaaaatacaatttttttcacaaaaaatggatattaaaataatgatgataacaaatactttttaatattgaatgttgattttcTATAATCTAATCACTAATATTATAATTGTTTAGGCAATTAGTTTCATTTTTTAGGTAGAAACTGGTTCTTCTACTTCATCTTCACTCATAACGGTATTTTTGTATGtagtaaatagtaataaaattttaattcataataATCTTGATGGCAGTGCCAAAGAAATTATTGTGTAGTTAGTGTTTGCTGTTTTATTGTGTATAATAtggtagataaaaataaaaaaataaatgtaaaatgtgtgtcaatatatattttgttgctgttttttttattttttttacttctatTAGAATTCCCTCTTCTTTTATTGGGGTTAAGAACTTGctataactaactataaaaataatagtagctatataaaaataaaatcacatgaaaaaaataaaattaaaactgagattttataccacacacaatgttaaatacaaatttaataataaaaatagagtggtaaaatgataaaaaaaaattggaaggaATATATGCAATAGGTGGTTCAGATGGAACATTGTTTTAAAATGGTAGTGGAGGGTCAATATTTTCAGCAAATACGTAAAAATGATGGTGAAAGGCCAATGCTTCTAGCAGATGGAACCTTGGGTGAAAATGGTGGTAGGGACCAGTATTTCCCGTATTTTTTTACAGAGCCAAGAAtaaaagtagattttttttttgttttgaggtCTTTTTTTTACGAAAATGATAGAATGACTTATCGAGGAGGAGAAGTCATATGTTTCTACTTCTTCAAAAAGCTATGAATTAACTTTTCGAGAAGTCAAAAGTTCTTTCTAAAATAATGCCAAACACGTGTACCGtgacttttcataattcaaaagtcAGAAAAAGTAGCTTTTGCTACTTCCCAAACAGGCTATAAGTCCaacaaaaatcaatttaaaattagagagcatgTAAACACGCGCTCCTGCAACTATTCAGTAGTGCGAACATTAATATAAAAAATGCTTCTTCTTTGATCAAAACTGAAACGATCAAACTTCAAACGACgctcaaaatctctcaaaatcttCGCGAAAACTCAAGAAAACCTCAAAGTTACGTTCCAAATCTTCACCAAGAAACATAAAAACAGAAGACGAAAGATTATTGAAGGTATTGTTCACTAAT
This window contains:
- the LOC112759053 gene encoding uncharacterized protein isoform X3, translated to MHLLQRKEYFGRYGKVMKVSISRTASGIIQHSANNSCCVYITYSKEAEAIRCIQSVHCFVLEGRPLRACFGTTKYCHAWLRNVPCSNRDCLYLHDYGSQEDSFTKDELVLAFARSRVQQIIGATNNLHRRSGCVLPPTEDDPRHMSSTSKLISKSSLDKIENQIKASSSGSGTMTSPAPPAATSWVMRVSGSLPPDTNSSFPGQSEEAGKNPEVHSGGMFVPTEMDKHHNSGNSQKSFVDSDQDMVPSAANTGFLNLSKSQCDFNIDKSVGLDSNRDVEGLCSDLSSISLHNHVEDPYSVPDSDRLLFMHGSNNSSLGKHLQQDNEYPEEHSTTPAFWEDVVDDVLNLDYEQSKFSKGVNHLSTGICSPYLHKNAGRSSHHLWKQDQNCHEHDLGKPSESFNDALQTGFEEHVGDKENVNKVTSDMGESSIISNILSLDLDAWEDSLVKLLEENEEPRKAHKSPTLWRSQDKNQSRFSFARQDALVDDSSDLDQLIGITRHVSRGNVESDALMENKDMWRYSNNTFNGKHPCSMPSINYALPDKFLGMSKAHASSPPGFSLSSRVPPGFSGGGVEYNSSIRGKHLSQQHVLASGDIGRVGDVQFNDLALLEIGKGMLTERVNNASLDMMRTSFPQFSPGEDDPRLKMLMHQSVPLQNLNVTDHAGNIFSPQNDAYRISSRFLDQFPANNPSIYEQIHSQQFSNNGLSSNSQWGGWHDGRNFSDLPMPQVLNNERKRFNNSMPSY